Sequence from the Uloborus diversus isolate 005 chromosome 8, Udiv.v.3.1, whole genome shotgun sequence genome:
TGGATATGCTGAATAcctattgcaaaatttaaaaatattttgaaagttgtttgaaattcacacacacacaaaaaaaaaaaaaacatagaatgaGACATTAAggcaaaatgaatttaaaaaaagaaaaattaatttgaattttgacatcttgaattcaaattatgtgtttcgcaatcacaagtgtgtgtatgtaggcgtgtgtgtttgtgtgtgggggtatgtgtgtttgtgtgtaggggtatgtgtatgtgtgtgtaggcatgtgtgtttgtctgtgtgctggcataagtgtgtgggtagtggtgtatatgaatgtgtgtatgtgtgtgtgtgggtatgtgcatgtgtgtgtaggcatatgtgtttgtgtcagtgtgcaggcatgaatgtgtgggtagttgtgtgtatgtgtgtatgcgtgcgtgtgtgtagctgcgtatgtatgcgcatgtgtgtaggacatggatgcaacctggagacagcttttgctataggagcagcattgtgaggagccggtccacggtgacAGGGTgctgagggtggcggtgggaaaataaaatgataggacatcaaaacagtcaaatgagaacaataagcaatcatgattgctcaaaaaaaacttattttcaacaaGTTCTTACCCTGAATCAACTTTAATGTGTTGACTGTTGAAGAAAAACACTGTTGAAGGAATATGGGTCACATCGAAGTAATCTTTATAAACTGGTGCATCATCAATATTGATTGTATAGATCACTGCCATTTGACTGAGTAAACTTTCTGTTCTAGACatctatatatttaaaaaaaaaatgtttattttaaggaatgacaaaaattttcttattacaTTAATATCGTTACTAGTGACTTAGAAATCTGCTTATACTGTAACTAGTAACGATTGCTTTGCGATagttaaaattctttttcatatgggagaCGTTGCAGCAGGACTTTCggttaaaaaactaactaccctgcacataagaaaaaaaaactttcagttaaaaaaaaaaaaaaaactttttactagaCCTAGACCCATTGACAATATTtaagatatttatgtaaaagcaGAGCGAAGAAAGAGGAGATCCAAGTAAAAAGTTAggggccctgaagaaagttgcataggggcccataaatcctgtcaATGGCCCTGCAGCTCAGTGGGCATTACATATATCAAGTTGCAATAAATGTACGTATATTGTGGCACTAAGTatcttaacattttctttttacatatttctttcaacaaaacggttcaaacacttgatagtttacatgaaatacaccgccatatAATTTACCATATGGCCGCCATATTATACCTACCATATAATTTACTGATTATACTTGATAGTTtaccaaaattttttaacttttcaatttacaaagtttgaacaggaCAATGTCTGTCGGATCCTCTAGTattaaatacatttcaaaataatttttaaaacctctcCATTTTAATGATAGTGCTCTGGAGTAACACcgcagataaaattaaaaagtaaagtaaaatattgtttaacttaCAGATTATTTTTGAAGGAAACAAACTTTAGGCAAAAAATACTTCTGTGTAtactcataatttaaaattataaattattgctAAATTTTTGAGCTTTTATGTTCCAAGGATTATTTAAATGAGCTTTTATGTGTGCAATacttgcataaaatattttattgatttacagtgaagcaccatttatgcCTTTCTCTTTTTTACGTTTTAATCAATTAGTTTTAATCAATTATGCGTACTTTAATTTGGTCTCTGAAGAGTTTGATACATAATAACGTAAACGGTGCTACACTGCATATCATGCTTGTTTgattttaacaaacaaaacagagtttacatgaaatacaccgccagctcagtcatttccagccgaggactgcagtttcgtgcttattagcactcatcagcccggcataggaaagtgactgagctggagatggaaaaacctcttaaggaagccaagagtgccaaacaaactggtagctaatatagaattagcgcagaccagactagtgactgaagcaatggttcggttcaactcgagaattgcaggcaaggcatggtatattcagtaaattaccgcccaatagccagggctaaagcagaaatacatgaaatacaccgccagctcagtcatttccagcctaatgatatattagctaccagtttgtttggcactcttggcttccttaagaggttttccatctccagctcagtcactttcctatgccaggctgatgagtgctaataagcacgaaactgcagtcctcggttggaaatgactgagctggcggtgtatttcatgtatttctgctttagccctggctaatgggcggtaatttactgaataaaacaGAGTTTAGTtgtgttacactttttttttaataaatcattatTGCTCCAGATCACTTGCattattagtttttcattttgtcaAAATGAGATTTTTCACTGGGGGGTGGGAGAATGTGTTACAGCAAACTAAACAATCTGATCTAAATTCTTATTTGATTCTTGGTCCACTCGGctccaaatattttcaatgcggCCGATGATTAAAAATAATTGGAGACTAACGCTGTAAAGAAGCAgagaataaaatttggaaaaacctACTATATCATCTGTTTGCATGCAACCTATTTCATCATCTCTGCCGAACCGCAAAACTAAAACCTTTTCTTCTGTGGTTCGTATAACATGATCAATCTCTTGTTTAGTATTTAATTTCCGTAAAAGAGTCATggcttgaaattcaaaaaaaaggaggaaaatatgttatgatattttatttaatattaaattagtcGAAAATATAGTAGAACTTCGATTTCATtggtaaaatgtaaacaaaaacatTGCCTTAAAACCTTGTTGCCATTTACATGAATTTATTTGatcatatttaaataaaggaaattatttaaataaaaattgtacaaaaattaaaatgttatgtatgagtaactttttaataattttcgtATATTTATGActagttttaaatgatttctaaaaaacaatcactttttaaaataaatgatgtgTGTCTTTTCATAGCCGTGTCCGTAATTGTAACTGAAAATTCTTGAATCGTGCTGCTGCGATCAGAATTCGTAGTTTGTCTTTTGCCACGAGGTTTTGCGTATTGAAGGACAAAAAACTG
This genomic interval carries:
- the LOC129227849 gene encoding thioredoxin-like protein 4B, with amino-acid sequence MTLLRKLNTKQEIDHVIRTTEEKVLVLRFGRDDEIGCMQTDDIMSRTESLLSQMAVIYTINIDDAPVYKDYFDVTHIPSTVFFFNSQHIKVDSGTPDNTKFIGPFQTKQDFIDLVEVVYRGAMHGKYIVKCPIDPRRVTNFELLFKGY